In Anopheles bellator chromosome 2, idAnoBellAS_SP24_06.2, whole genome shotgun sequence, the genomic stretch cgctggagGTGCTGGgggcgctggtggtgctggtggtctgcgaggatcggtttcgggcggttccggctccggaaAGGGTGGCGCCCACGGAAGCGGTGCCGACGGCGACTACGTGAAGATCAAGGAGCAGGTGAAACAGTTCAACGAGGACGGATACTACTACAAGTACGCCGGTGCGAACGACATCGAGGTCGCTGAAGAGGGAAGGATCGAGAACCGGGGCACCGACGAAGAATCCCTGAGCGCCAAGGGATACTACGAGTACATGGGTGACGATGGCCAGCAGTACCGCGTCGACTACATCGCCGATAAGAACGGATTCCAGCCGACCGGAAAGCACCTGCCGGAGGTGCCGGAAGCGATCGCGCGTTCCCTGGAATACATCAAGAGCCAGCAGCGGAAGTAAGCAGCGTCAAGCAAACAGGAAACTAGGTGAACACAGAGTCAGAGACTCAGTCAATCAGTCAGTCCAGAAAAGTCCAGAAGTCGAGCTCAAAACAACCGATCGTCAACGATCGGTCAACGCCAACCATAAAACTGTGTTCTAACtgtaaattaataaacaacCGTTAAGTGAACACGTCAACCGTGCCGACCTTTACTGCTCCAGACTCCGGAATGGTtcccgaccggaagtggcgacACTTTCCGATCGAcgccattttttcccattaATTTAGCGCGCCGACTGCGTGTGGTCAAAAGCTGGCAGAAGACGCGAGCTAAAAACTCGGAGACCAAAGAACCGGGCGTTTCTTAGGGGCGTCTCAGATCGGCTCGTGGCTTCGTGGCGTGCCATTTGCATTAATTGGTCGTCCAATTTTTTTGGATGTTTCGCGAATGGCagtcgagcagcagctggacGATTAAAAGTAGTAATATATTTCCGAACACCTTGTCCCCCCCgcgggccggagccggaaaatttgaataaccCCCAAAAAGCCATGCTGCCCACTCGACTCAAGTCCGGCCCAAGCCTGTTTCGGGGTGGAGTCGAGCTAATGTGACACGTTCCGTATACCTTGCGTGAAACTATAACAGCCAGTTGATAAtcaatttattccatttttttggtcGCTTCACTTCTACCTAACTCTTTCTTCTGAAGCCGCAACCTACGCCCGGTCGGAGCtacggttttcggtgccatcTTCGCACCGGTTGACCTTGTACCCAACATGGTCGCTTCTCCTGCGGGCAACCACCGCGGGTATCTCGAGCGAGCGATATCATAATTAGCAGGTATGGTTGTGTGCTGCTTCTCCGAATCCGCGGTACCCCCGGGTGACCCGGGGGAAAATTAGTGTCGTGCTGCGGATGCGGATGGGACATGGGACACGGACACATTCCTCTTCAAGTttcgacgaaagcgaaaggatcGCACGGATTGCATCATCGGTGGGGTTTGGGGAAGCGCTTCAGTTCCAAGGCCAGGATGCATCGGCCGATAGCCGACGCGTCGACATCTTGCCGGCGCTGCGACATTGCTCCGGGGCTTTTGGGTACCATTTGATCTGACATTATGGAACTCTAATCCAATCTAATAACGacggaaatggaacaaatccCGTTCTCTCATCTGAATAGGGAAGTAACATCTGCAGGGTTTGGAATGTAAATATTATGCAAATCTAGAGAATGGCCACGATGGGCGTTCAGGTTGCTCTTTCAGGAGCCTCCGGCATCCTTTTTTCCGACAACTCCGGCAGGCATTAGGACGGTCGCAACGGtagttcgattcgatcgggTTTCGATCCCTTCGAGCCCGCAATAATTTATGATgctgaaaacgaaaccggTAACGAAGCATCAGCATGATAATGGAATATCGTATTTTATTGGACCCTTCGAGGGTTGGACCTATCGTGTCCTCACCGGCGTGCAAAGTCTGCGATAACGATGGCGATCTAGTTCACTCGGCACCGACGGCAGGAATGCCCCCAAGAATGCTGTGCCGTTTGgtattttgatatttttcacTCATTTGTGTCCGTGAAACTGTCCGCCAGTGGCCGACAGTGACATTGAACCGAGTGCCTGCGGCGAGACAAGGATCCCCACTGGCTCAACATTTAGCGGGTCTAATTTATGGTGGCCAGTTTTGTGTTTGCGGCGCCGTCGGAGCCGGCTCGGGTGCCCAGCTGGCAAAGGGATCCGGAATGAAGTCATCTATGGGCGACGGAGAAGGGTAGCCGGGAGGCTAATGGAGGCTCTAAAAGCTGGCAAATTAGAGTCAGTattcatattttaaaaattaattttccgtgccgtgggtGTGGAGGATGTTTGGAGATTCATAGTTTTGGGTtataaaaatccaataaatctCCGATTGTAACATATGCTGCCGGTCGTTGGGTCGCAGGGATACGTTTATGAGTCGGTTGGGCAATGTTAGTATATTTTTAATGCGTAAAAACTGTTTCGCCGTAGGTCAGTCGTTTCGTTCAGGAATCCGTAAAGCAGGTATCTGGTCGGGCACGCCAGCAACGGACTATTTTTACATTTCCATCTGCTCTACACGATGGGGATGGAAATACTAAGCCACGGAGCCATGTGGCACGTTGAAAAATAGAACAATATAAAAAGAAGttctaaattaatttcaaacagGATTATGCTAACGTGTCAGTCGAAGGCCTCGGAGAGTGTCCGCCGGGTGGGAAGATGATAGTTTGGTGTGCGAAATGTGATGCGAAAAGAAGGAGACGACCACGATCAAGAAAGTATATAGAACGGACAAACCGGAACCCCAGTGGGCGTATAAAATGGATCTGGTTTTTTGACCTTTGCTTCGCGAtggttatttttatattttcgcCCGCTTGTGGCACCATAAGATTCGGCCCGATAAGAAGCGCCTTCGACGTGCACGAAAGGCTATGTGTCGCTTTCCCGGATCACGAGAAATGTGAGCGAATTGTTCGGAAAGACctaaaaaaataacaatgtCCAGAACAGGAGTAATCGGTAGAGCAATCTTGTCCGCATATTTGCTATCCCTTTGAAATGTATGAGCTAGTCCTAACCTTGACATTTGGCTCTGGAAAGGTCGTGAACTGTCACATATACCCAAGATTAAAGAAAATCTTTGAATCTGGTTCGCAATATGCAAATCGGACCACGGCCGAAATGTTGTAGGCGTGCGCTGAAGGATGTGCTCGTTGTGTGCGTcgaagcaaatgaaacaaaatgcCACGAAAAGAACTGGTGAACTGGTGAAGCTGGTTAGATGTAAGTCCAGCGGGAATGGCGTTATGCTTTTCaccgaaaaacacgcacttggGGCCAGGATGTTTCAAATGGCAGCAATATCATTTGCATAAGTGCGCCCTCGAATCAGTTAACATCGTTTATCTTGTCCACCGGTGTTACCACATTCGTTAAGCAGCTCGCAAAAGGCTAGGCCGATGCCGGATAAGAGAACCGGTAGCACCCCCTGAATCGCTCCGGAAGAGATCAATTTGTCACCGCACTTTATGCTCGCGGGTGCCACATCGCAACACACCGCTCTCCGTCCGGCCAGTCTCGGCCTGTTTTGGGATAACGAATGAAATGCTCGTCATTTTCGAGGTTACACTAAATAGGTGATACGATTTTTACGAAACGCTCGCTCGGCGCGTCAAGGAAAACGAAGGATCTTTCATCATGAAGGGGCTGATTTGAATGTTTATGGAACAACTTTCAAAATTCGAACAACTAGCTTATCGCCTGAACTATGATCGACGAAAAACGCTGCGCCTTTGGCTATGCAGCGTGCCACACGCTCGATCAAGTCTTCGAAAGTTGTAGTGTTCCGCTGGTGGCAAAGCACGGCTGGTTGTGCAGAGATTCATCCCGCGGCACGTCGGTAGTGGGAGTTGTTTGCTCACTGTtgatcgtggtggtggtggtggtatcgGAATGTGTAGTCAAAGTATTGCGATCACCGTCCTCGCCGTTAAATGCTACGAATTTTGAATTCTTTTGTGATGAACCGATTGCGAGGCTGTTTTCGTCGGGGCCCAGCACCGGCAGGTACGCTGTTCCGAGTCCTGGGAGTAACGATTTCCGAACATCCAAGCTTGGATCTGGCACGGGAAGGTAgcccgttcccggtcccggaagtAGCGACTTTCGAACATCGAGTACGCTGGACGCGGTGTTTGTTTCGGACACCGATGGGACACCGTACTCTAGGTAAATGGACGGTTTTTGAATATCGTATGAATTGGCCTTGAGTGGGTCGGACGAGTATTTGCTGATTAATTctctgcaaaaaaaacggggcacCACATTAGGAATGTAAACCAGTTGCAAAGGAAATGGCAACCTACGCGTATTCGCCGGCGGGGTCGTACGGTGGAAAACGGTATGGTTCGTGGCCTCCCTCGTAGTTTCCGTAGCCACCATCGTAGGGTATGTGCACGTGGAAATATCTGCCACGATCTCCGTCGTCGTAGTGGACATACTTATACCGGCTCAGGTCCTCTACGTAGTCTCCTTAAAGAAAATGGATGTGCTCAACTCAGTGTTCATTCAACTCAACAGGACAATTATAAATGATGGGAACGGACGGGCTTGTCGCTGGTAGCATCGGGAGTCAAGCAATGAACATTCGTTTTGATGAGAGTCTGtcacaaacaaaatatgcaaatgtgTTGGGAAGATTGTTTTTTCGGTGGACGCTCACCGGCTAGCAGAATTTAAATATATGCAGACGCCTGCCATAAGAACGTTGTAGGAAACTTGTTCGaataaatcgtttaaaaattaaacatataCAGGGTGTCCAAACTAAAgttcttttcttcatttggctctaaaacaaaaatggcttaatatttttcgatgcttggacatttatttgaaaggtcgattcttcaatttgttaatgaaaatggaaaaaaaatatgaaaaaaacaattgtggTGAATTGTCCACCGCAATTGGTTTGGCAGTAGCCCATGTGGTCGACCTATTTTGGGGTACATTTTTGACTATCTgtggtcctatttcggcaatagcaacttgaatttgggtcaTGAcgtcgtcaatagttgctggtttgttcacATAACTTAAATATCGGTTGTGGCTGTTGCTGTATAGCATGTAGCGCCGTAatgttgaaaccaaatgccgtccaagttccCAAACTTGGACCACCaggaaccaatcagccaaaatccgcaccaaacagtcattTTAAGTGCATTGGCTtttcttgcacgatgtgtgggttttccgaactGCTACCGAAATACTGCTTATTGACATAGTCACCGAGGtgaaaatgagcttcaatgaaatgctTGTAACGAATtagttgaagacctaccactttggaaataatattttcatatttcccaattttctccaaccaaaattatattttatgcataaaaattaagaatCAACTTTTCACATCaatgtttaagcatcgaaaaatattcagatgttgttttattataaccaaatgaataAAAGAACGTTAGTTTGGATACCCTATATTTCACCGCAACTAGATATCTACACAAGAAATACTGCATCCTCTTTAACACTCAGGGCAGATTTAAATGATAGGTTATCAAGTATTATAATTTTAGGCAGGGTATCTACGGGGTAGGGTAGGGGGGGTATCAGGGTATCAGGGTAGCtccaattaattaaaattaaaagacTAGGCGAAAGGCAAAACTAGAATGCGTAGttgttgaataaaatattgtaacGATTGTAACGATGCTAAAGGCGTGGAGTTCCTTACAAGTTGTTCTCTCAAATCTCTTTCATACATTTAAAATCAGAATAcagtttttaaaataatatccattgtacacaaaacacaaaaaatttcactttttgtCCGTTGAAATCAACGGAGGAAACGGTAATCGTAACGCTTATACGTTGAAAGATCTTACCTTCGCCTTGGTGAAcatatttcccatttttgttATACTTTCGAGGATTATACTTTCCATCGTTCGGTGCGGGGTGAACGATTTGAAACAGTACAAACAACGCCTGAAAAGCACAAGAAGACACGTCACAAAACATGTTCATAAATAGAAACCGTGGTTTTTGCATTGCAACCTAATGCATATAAACTGTGGCCCCAGTTATGAATGTCTTTTACTCTGTATTCTGACGTATTTATTTAGTCGAAAAGCGCGTCAAACAAATCAGCTAAACGATCGAGACTCCTGCCAACAGCGACACGTCTCATTCACCGGTCAAGACTGAGAACTTGTTCGACGGCCTGCTAGTTCCTGGTTCTCCACCGGGGGTGTGATTTTGCGTAACTAGCGCTTCTAACGCCTGCGCCAAGGGATCGGGGAGAGTTTTCACTACACTTCGGCATTCCCGCCGTCGACGTCACGCAATTGACATTCTCTTGGGTACCGTAGGGGTAATAAACTATCTTATATTAGCATTTGACACGGTGACTCACTATCGCTGATTGGAACTGCATTGCACTGGGTTGAACTTAGAGTTCTacagcacggaacggaacgccaCAGCCTGGGACGAACGGCACGGTAATGCCGCAGGAATTTGCTTGTGGATGCCGTAATTGATTAAATCAAACTAAACTGAAACTGCTGCAAAATTCCTTTTAAATACTAGCCGCGACAATGCCATCATGCGCCACGGAGCCGTTCGCTCCGGCCGGATGATGACCGGTATGACGCGCCGGTGAGCCTCAGTGCCCCGGCGCGAGTATGGTAACCGTAGGCAAAAGTACGTCCTTCCCCTTTCGCCGTGAGAGCTGCGAAAAAATATGACAGTaaaaaatttatgtttattgccCATGAAGACCATCGAGCACCCATCCATCCGTTCGATCCGTAGGTCGATCACAAACGACGGGAGACTCTCGAGAGTATTCCCCACTGGGTTTGCCTGTGGGTCGAATACAGCGACGGCCATCGTAGGCTTTAAGGATAATTGCACTCGATCGTTTCTGCCCAAAGCGGTTCGGTCTTCCTTCCGCCGCGCCATGTGACAAttgcccgatcgatcggtgagtGATCTTATGATGGCACGGGTCGAAATTCGGTTAGCAAGCGCTCGAGGCAGCCGGAGGCTGGCCCCGTCGCCAGCCTATACTTCTCGTGATAAACCACTGTCAAGGCCGATCAAGGTCGCTCGGCGATGATGGCCAACTCTGCATATAGGTGAGGAGTAAGAAGTAGACGTTCCGTACCGAGCGCTGTGATGCTGCTCAAAGAGATTTCTTGCCAACAAATGCCTCGGAGGTGTACCATAAATTTGGGCCAAACAATAGAGAAGTCACTGATTTTTACgcgattttattgctttatttgcATATAAGGCAAATGAGAAGAAGAGTAAGATGTGTTGGGGGTTTATGGGCTATAAAACGGTGCGGAACCATCGATATAACAACCCTGAACGAGCATTTATTCAAATCGGACGACCGGTCGGTTATCGAATGCTGTCTTTTCATATGCGTTGTTGACTGTAATTAGATGGCAATCATTGAGAGCATGTTGAatgatttgtttgtaaatgttAAAGTACGTGTCAGAAAGGCGTGAATTCATCATTGACAGATAACTTCTTGCAAACCTTTGGTTTCAATGGTGGCTTCAGCGTAAGTTAGTGAGTGATGTAGTCCTTCAAATGTACGTTCGGTTTTGGAAGGCATTTAAGAGAAGTGGTTGCTATAAAATACAACGTGCAGTGGTGGGTGGGTTAATGGGAAACATTCTCCATCACTCGAAGGTCCTTGAGGCGGACCATTACTTTTGGCATAAGACAGAGATGTTTTTTGAAAGTGGAGTCTCCAAATACTGGCCGCATAATACCGAGCACTCAGCACTTCTGTGAAACTCGCCGTAACTCCTGGTTTTAGTGGTTTTTGCGAAGGGTATACATTTTTCTCGACGATTCATCACGTCGAAGC encodes the following:
- the LOC131208492 gene encoding uncharacterized protein LOC131208492 yields the protein MQFQSAIALFVLFQIVHPAPNDGKYNPRKYNKNGKYVHQGEGDYVEDLSRYKYVHYDDGDRGRYFHVHIPYDGGYGNYEGGHEPYRFPPYDPAGEYAELISKYSSDPLKANSYDIQKPSIYLEYGVPSVSETNTASSVLDVRKSLLPGPGTGYLPVPDPSLDVRKSLLPGLGTAYLPVLGPDENSLAIGSSQKNSKFVAFNGEDGDRNTLTTHSDTTTTTTINSEQTTPTTDVPRDESLHNQPCFATSGTLQLSKT